The Flavobacterium jumunjinense genome includes a region encoding these proteins:
- a CDS encoding LPD29 domain-containing protein, protein MSKSVEKFHALNGATVSREDLHKIINLAKNENNTTIIYRCTRALEIFPKNEKECIVEIQQYKSALNAPHHSGSYKEALDDCGRLKKGWKFQNGNVIQVKKDTKKSVTTKDKSLKIKEKPVIKKSTDDSKNVQKTQNVAKRKSKYGVKKEKNRVQKVQKTRTFERKSFAPEEWKNADTRKTTYLIKKYLKEKFGIDCRVKSEYYSGGSSLNIWYNFGPAEKVVEDEIKRLQYGSFDGMTDMYNYSDRSEKGMILDGYKLNEYKFVFVSREIPKSFDTRLAILVSSVDKFNNVPPFDGNENKLHDNFPQRFGEFWSWGQLVRSKFWNANYVTQNESEIKDLEIHGNFNDYHLTYTVKGKKYNSRKPSIYPTKMVKEKNIIKNLIRFIDYGKDNVAVIGYTGEISDYLEEEGGEYSNEIKFQGENHSGFIFHKSKADAVANILINYANEDKSAGLSAPSLTGVARTALDFYSKSKKKIKIKSKEVLNGVSVIEEQEAEKPVATNKLMQMQFDSLPINEEWQELMQNPAANLKIAIWGKPKNGKTSASLQMANYFTNFGNVLYNFADQGFNKSTQDLWINSGLADNSNAYPDDSDTIEALEKEIATGKYKFVFIDMISDYIRLEKIKPEDFKKRFIKKYPSVSFILIFEVTKSGDFKGDQGWTHLVDAIMTVEDFLIENRGRYGMGERVVWEEGFKKFNPKRYQEYLENKTTSTTEVIEEEQTENIPGPVTNVPEFSFQIQ, encoded by the coding sequence ACATAAAATAATCAATCTTGCTAAAAATGAAAACAATACAACAATCATTTACCGTTGTACTCGTGCTTTAGAGATATTTCCAAAAAACGAAAAAGAATGCATTGTTGAAATTCAACAATATAAGTCAGCACTTAATGCACCACATCATTCAGGCTCATATAAAGAAGCCTTAGATGATTGTGGACGATTAAAAAAAGGTTGGAAATTTCAAAACGGGAATGTAATTCAAGTTAAAAAAGATACAAAAAAATCAGTTACAACAAAAGATAAGTCACTAAAAATAAAGGAAAAACCCGTTATTAAAAAAAGTACCGATGATTCTAAAAATGTCCAAAAGACCCAAAATGTAGCTAAAAGAAAATCTAAATATGGGGTAAAAAAAGAAAAAAATAGAGTGCAAAAAGTTCAAAAAACAAGAACTTTTGAAAGAAAATCTTTTGCTCCTGAAGAATGGAAAAATGCTGATACTAGAAAAACAACATATTTAATTAAAAAGTATCTTAAAGAGAAATTTGGTATTGATTGCCGTGTTAAATCTGAATATTATTCAGGAGGTAGTAGTTTGAATATTTGGTATAATTTTGGACCAGCTGAAAAGGTTGTAGAGGATGAAATAAAACGCTTGCAATATGGCTCTTTTGATGGAATGACGGATATGTATAATTATTCGGATAGATCCGAAAAAGGAATGATTTTAGACGGATATAAATTAAATGAGTATAAGTTTGTATTTGTTAGCCGTGAAATTCCCAAAAGTTTTGATACTAGGCTTGCTATTCTTGTTTCTTCAGTTGATAAATTTAACAACGTTCCACCTTTTGATGGCAATGAAAATAAATTACACGATAATTTCCCACAAAGATTTGGTGAATTTTGGTCTTGGGGTCAATTAGTAAGATCTAAATTTTGGAACGCAAATTATGTAACTCAAAATGAAAGTGAAATAAAAGATTTAGAAATTCACGGAAATTTTAATGATTATCATTTAACTTATACGGTTAAGGGTAAGAAATACAACAGTAGAAAACCATCTATATACCCTACAAAAATGGTAAAAGAAAAAAACATTATTAAAAACCTTATTAGATTTATTGATTATGGTAAAGATAATGTAGCAGTTATCGGATATACAGGGGAAATTAGTGATTATCTAGAAGAAGAGGGAGGAGAATACAGTAATGAAATTAAGTTTCAAGGAGAAAATCATTCAGGATTTATATTTCACAAATCAAAAGCAGATGCAGTTGCTAATATTTTGATAAATTATGCCAATGAAGACAAAAGTGCAGGATTATCTGCTCCCTCTCTTACAGGAGTTGCGAGAACTGCATTAGACTTTTATTCAAAGTCTAAAAAAAAAATCAAAATAAAAAGTAAAGAAGTTCTTAACGGTGTTTCAGTTATTGAAGAACAAGAAGCAGAAAAGCCTGTTGCAACAAACAAATTAATGCAAATGCAGTTTGACTCGTTACCCATTAATGAAGAATGGCAGGAGCTCATGCAAAACCCAGCAGCTAATTTAAAAATTGCCATTTGGGGAAAACCAAAAAATGGTAAAACTTCGGCATCCTTACAAATGGCAAATTATTTTACCAACTTCGGGAATGTGCTTTATAATTTCGCAGACCAGGGCTTTAATAAATCAACACAAGATTTATGGATTAACTCAGGGTTAGCAGACAATTCAAATGCCTATCCTGATGATTCCGATACCATAGAAGCACTTGAAAAAGAAATTGCAACAGGAAAGTATAAGTTCGTTTTTATAGACATGATTTCCGATTACATACGGTTAGAAAAAATTAAGCCGGAAGACTTCAAAAAACGATTCATTAAAAAATATCCTAGTGTATCCTTCATTTTAATTTTTGAAGTTACCAAAAGTGGCGACTTTAAAGGGGATCAAGGTTGGACACATTTAGTCGATGCGATAATGACAGTAGAAGATTTCTTAATTGAAAACAGAGGTCGTTACGGAATGGGGGAGCGTGTCGTTTGGGAAGAAGGTTTTAAAAAGTTCAATCCTAAGAGATATCAAGAATATTTAGAAAACAAAACAACTAGCACAACGGAAGTAATAGAAGAAGAACAAACTGAAAATATACCTGGTCCCGTTACTAACGTTCCAGAATTTTCATTTCAAATACAATAA
- a CDS encoding IS110 family RNA-guided transposase, whose translation MKYAVGIDVSKDKFDVCFCEIDTVQQINIKSSQRFSNTDKKFKEFDLWLGKNQKEKIPLILTMEATGVYYEKIALYLYKKGYSVSVVLPTKAKKYMQALGLKSKNDKIDAKGLARMAAEQRHDLWQPMGDYFYKLRQLTRHHEQLQQSKTHFANQMHALDHGSFQVKEVVSHQRKMISLIEKQIVETLKFIKEHINSSEEVKQKVDNICLVKGIGLLTVATIIGETNGFEMFKNIRQLVSYSGYDVVENQSGKHFGKTKISKKGNAHIRRILHMPSFTVVRYDQKPFADLFERVYERTNIKMKGYVAVQRKMLIYIYTLWKNNQPYQPQENNISGNDESKSLFLLVSEGNIID comes from the coding sequence ATGAAGTATGCAGTTGGCATTGATGTTTCCAAGGATAAATTTGATGTTTGTTTTTGTGAAATTGATACCGTTCAGCAGATTAATATTAAATCAAGTCAAAGGTTTTCCAATACCGATAAGAAGTTTAAAGAATTTGATTTATGGCTTGGGAAGAATCAAAAAGAAAAAATCCCCTTGATTTTAACAATGGAGGCCACTGGTGTTTATTATGAAAAAATAGCTCTGTATCTCTATAAAAAAGGTTACTCGGTATCAGTTGTGCTTCCAACAAAAGCAAAGAAGTATATGCAAGCATTGGGTTTAAAATCAAAAAATGACAAGATTGACGCAAAGGGTCTTGCGCGAATGGCTGCTGAACAGAGACATGATCTTTGGCAACCTATGGGTGATTATTTTTACAAGTTACGTCAATTAACTAGGCATCATGAACAACTTCAACAATCAAAAACACATTTTGCAAATCAAATGCACGCTCTTGATCATGGTTCTTTTCAGGTAAAAGAAGTTGTTAGCCATCAACGGAAAATGATTTCGTTGATTGAAAAACAAATAGTGGAGACCTTAAAGTTTATTAAAGAGCATATCAATAGTAGTGAAGAAGTAAAGCAAAAAGTAGATAATATTTGTCTAGTCAAAGGGATTGGTTTATTGACAGTAGCAACAATAATAGGGGAAACAAATGGGTTTGAGATGTTTAAAAATATTAGGCAACTGGTAAGCTATTCGGGATATGATGTAGTGGAAAATCAATCGGGAAAACATTTTGGAAAAACTAAAATTTCTAAAAAAGGGAACGCCCATATCAGACGAATATTACACATGCCTTCCTTCACAGTAGTGAGATATGATCAAAAACCTTTTGCTGATTTATTTGAAAGGGTTTATGAGAGAACAAATATTAAAATGAAGGGATATGTTGCTGTTCAGAGAAAGATGTTAATCTACATCTATACGCTTTGGAAAAATAATCAACCGTATCAGCCTCAAGAGAATAATATTTCCGGTAATGATGAGTCTAAGTCTCTCTTTCTGCTTGTTTCCGAAGGAAACATTATAGATTAG